From Micromonospora auratinigra:
ACGCTGTCGACGAGCAGCCGGAAGCTCTCCCGCAGCAGGGCATGGTCGTCGGCGATCACGACGCGGACCACCGGGCCGGTCACCCGGACCGCCCGGACGGGGTGACCGGCACCGACGCCCGGACCCGGAACCCGCCCTCGGGCCGGGGACCGGCGGTCAGGGCGCCACCGTAGAGCGTCACCCGTTCCCGCATGCCGGCCAGACCGCGACCGGCGCCCGGCGGGGCACCGACGCGGACCGGTGGCCCGTCGTCAGTCACCTCCATCCGCAGCGATCCCGCCACCACCTCGACCGTGACCCGGCAGGTGGTGGGGGCGGCGTGCCGGATGACGTTGGTCAACGCCTCCTGCACCACCCGGTACGCGGTGAGGCCGAGGGCGGGCGGCAGGTCGTCGACGCCGCCGATCCGCAGCACCACCCGTACCCCGGCATCCCCGGCGCGTTCGGCCAGCTCCGCGAGCTCCGCCGGACCGGCGGTCGGCGCGAGGTCGGCCGGCACGATCTCGCCGGTCCCCTCGGCCCGCAGCACGCCCAGCGCCCGGCGGAGATCGGCGAGCCCGCTGCGGCTGGTCTCCTCGATGACAGTGAGCGCGGCGCGCACCTCGTCCGGCCGGGTGTCGGCGAGGTGGTTGGCGACGGTGGCCTTCACGGCGATCAGGCTCATGCTGTGCCCGACGATGTCGTGCAGGTCGCGGGCGATACGCAACCGCTCGTCGACGACG
This genomic window contains:
- a CDS encoding sensor histidine kinase, coding for MTVSRRLLLTDLVWAVLLVLLVAYTVTDPPGPAYPGPTGVLWSTAVLIALPVAVRRRWPVAVLAVVLVAAVTATAAGVAGAGMLVVEFLPAATALYTVALMMPPRRSVPGLVAGLAGAAAAVGFFYAHRLPALPRADDAEVPLWAPGEIGVTVALLVLCWSVGCLVRWRRDVAARLARSLAHAAVVDERLRIARDLHDIVGHSMSLIAVKATVANHLADTRPDEVRAALTVIEETSRSGLADLRRALGVLRAEGTGEIVPADLAPTAGPAELAELAERAGDAGVRVVLRIGGVDDLPPALGLTAYRVVQEALTNVIRHAAPTTCRVTVEVVAGSLRMEVTDDGPPVRVGAPPGAGRGLAGMRERVTLYGGALTAGPRPEGGFRVRASVPVTPSGRSG